The following are encoded together in the Gorilla gorilla gorilla isolate KB3781 chromosome 14, NHGRI_mGorGor1-v2.1_pri, whole genome shotgun sequence genome:
- the FAM124A gene encoding protein FAM124A isoform X1 gives MDPKAGGGGEEDDCVDSGAETGGSDYSHLSSTSSELSVEEAQDPFLVSIHIIADPGESQPLQEAIDNVLAWIHPDLPLFRVSERRASRRRRKPPKGAQPALAVVLFLQEEYGEEQILQLHRTLQQPPWRHHHTEQVHGRFLPYLPCSQDFFTLAPGTPLWAIRPVHYGKEIVRFTVYCRYNNYADSLRFYQLILRRSPSQKKADFCIFPIFSNLDVDIQFSLKRLPCDQCPVPTDSSVLEFRVRDIGELVPLLPNPCSPISEGRWQTEDHDGNKILLQAQRVHKKFPKPGRVHHASEKKRHSTPLPSTAVPSHTPGSSQQSPLNSPHPGPIRTGLPPGHQQEFAGRANSTPNPPWSFQRSKSLFCLPTGGPSLASSAEPQWFSNTGAPGHRSSEWRHGHLLSIDDLEGAQETDVDTGLRLSSSDLSVVSAYSAPSRFCSTVETPLPSERCSSHWAAHKDSREGPLPTVTRVTTEASWASLPFFTKRSSSSSATARAAPPAPSTSTLTDSSPQLPCDTPKVKQTDGDLPPPPGSAGPRDNDMEEFYI, from the exons GTGAGCTTTCCGTTGAAGAGGCGCAGGACCCTTTCCTAGTCAGCATCCACATAATCGCAGACCCAGGGGAGTCCCAGCCCCTGCAGGAGGCCATCGACAACGTCCTGGCGTGGATCCACCCGGACCTCCCGCTGTTCCGGGTGTCCGAGAGGCGGGCGTCCCGGCGGCGGCGGAAGCCCCCCAAGGGCGCTCAGCCAGCGCTGGCTGTGGTGCTGTTCCTGCAGGAGGAGTACGGCGAAGAGCAGATACTGCAGCTGCACCGCACACTGCAGCAGCCGCCCTGGCGCCACCACCACACCGAGCAGGTGCACGGCCGGTTCCTGCCCTACCTGCCCTGCAGCCAGGACTTCTTCACGCTGGCCCCTGGGACGCCGCTTTGGGCCATCCGGCCCGTGCACTACGGCAAGGAAATCGTGCGCTTCACCGTCTACTGTCGCTACAACAACTACGCTGACAGCCTCAGGTTCTACCAGCTGATTCTCCGGAGGAGCCCCAGCCAGAAGAAAGCGGACTTCTGCATCTTCCCTATTTTTTCCAATCTGGATGTGGACATCCAGTTCTCCCTGAAAAGACTGCCCTGTGACCAGTGCCCGGTGCCCACCGACTCCTCCGTGCTGGAGTTCCGAGTGAGGGACATAGGCGAGCTCGTGCCTCTCCTGCCCAACCCTTGCAGCCCCATCAGCGAGGGGCGCTGGCAGACGGAGGACCATGATGGGAACAAGATCCTCCTACAG GCACAAAGGGTGCATAAGAAGTTTCCTAAACCTGGCAGAGTACATCATGCCTCCGAGAAGAAACgtcattccactcctttgccgAGCACTGCTGTACCAAGCCATACACCTGGCAGCAGCCAGCAGTCCCCGCTCAACAGTCCTCACCCCGGGCCCATCCGGACAGGCCTGCCTCCTGGGCACCAGCAGGAATTTGCCGGACGAGCCAACAGCACCCCCAACCCTCCCTGGTCTTTCCAGAGAAGCAAGTCCTTGTTTTGTTTGCCCACAGGAggcccctccctggcctcctcagCTGAAccacagtggttttcaaacacAGGTGCCCCAGGGCACAGGTCATCAGAGTGGAGGCATGGCCACCTCCTCTCCATCGATGACCTAGAGGGGGCCCAGGAGACAGACGTGGACACAGGCCTGCGGCTGTCCTCATCGGACCTGTCTGTGGTCTCTGCATATTCTGCACCCAGTAGGTTCTGCAGCACAGTGGAGACACCCCTCCCCTCCGAAAGATGCAGCAGCCACTGGGCAGCTCACAAGGATTCCAGGGAGGGACCACTGCccactgtcaccagggtgaccacagAGGCCTCCTGggcttccctccctttcttcaccAAAAGGTCTTCCAGCTCCTCAGCGACAGCTCGTGCTGCTCCCCCAGCTCCCAGCACCTCCACCCTCACAGACTCCTCCCCACAGCTCCCATGCGATACCCCCAAAGTCAAGCAGACTGATGGagacctgccaccacccccagggtCGGCTGGCCCCAGGGATAATGACATGGAGGAATTCTACATCTGA